GTAGGGCGACCGTCAGATGTGCCGGTCCCGCTCACAGCTTCCTTTACGACGCGTGCGGAAGGGCATTGCGTCTTCTTATAATCGAGAGCGACGCGCTCGCGGTTTTGTTTATCGTCCAGATCGTGCCCGACTGTGTTTTGCATTTGGACAGCATAATCCGCTCCGGCGACCGGAGGGACGTCTACCCAGTGACCGCTGGTTTCCTGCGTCTGGCATCCAGCCAGCGCAACCGATAGTGCCAGTCCAAGAGCCTTTGCCTGCATGATCGGGTCTCCTTCCCCAAGTCGGTTGTAGATCAGGTAGACATTCAGAAACAAGCGCGCCTCATCGGCCATCACCCACAATCTGGAGTTTATCCATGCTCGTCCATAACTGGCGGCGCGTTCTCGCGCGCTCCCTGTCGCTTTGGTGCGTCTATTTCGCGGGAGCCTTTGAACTCGCGCCGTACATCGTCCCGTATCTCGACGGCTACATCCCACCGTGGCTGTCGATCGTCCTCCTGCTGCTTTCCGTACCGGCTCGGGTAATCGACCAGAGGCTTTCCAATGGCAAATAGAATGAAGAAGGGCAGCGCGGTCGCAGTGGCCGTCGCGCTGTCGATCGGCACGCTGATCAAGCCGTGGGAGGGGCTGTCGCTGACGTCCTATCCCGATATCGTAGGCGTCTGGACCGTCTGCCACGGCGAGACGCTCGGCATCCGTCCCGGCATGAAGTTCACGAAAGCGGAATGTGAAGAAAAACTGCTGACGCGCGTGACAAACGACTACTACCGCCCGCTGACGCAGTGTATCGCCGACTTCGATCGCAAGCCGGTCGAATGGCAGGCGGCCGCCATCTCGGTGACCTACAACATCGGCGTCGGGACCGCATGCAAGTCTTCGTTCGCCAGGCTCGCCCGCGCAGGCAAGCTCAAGGAAAGCTGCCAGGCCATGACCCTGTTCAATCGTGCCGGTGGCAAGGTGGTTCGGGGGCTAGTGAACCGGCGCGCCGCAGAGCTTAAGCTCTGCCTGAAGGGTGTCGCATGATCGCCTTCCTCCTAAGCCCCGTCGGTCGTTGGGTCGCCGGGGCGCTGGCTGCGCTGGCGCTGCTGCTGGCCGCATACGCCTATGTCGACCACCGCGGCTATGCCCGTGCTGAGGTCCACTACAAGGGCGTCATTGCCGCCGAACACGCCGCAGCCGTCACGGCCCGCAACGCCGAGGTCGAGCGCCAGGCGGCACGCCAGAACGAAGCGAAGGCGCGCGAGGCCGAGCGCATCGCCGCGATGCAGGCCGAGGCCGAATCCCTGAACCAAAAGATTGAGGAGCTGCAGCGTGAAGCCAGCGAAGATCCTGATGCTGGCCGCACTGCTCTCGGTGCTCCCAGCGTGCAGCGCATTAACAAGATCCGATAGACTGGTTGTCGTGCCGCCGCCGCCAGTGCTGCGGAAGGCCGACAGCATGTTGCTCGAGCGGTGCATCGGCCCGGTCGACCTTGGCAGCAAGCCGCTGACGCAATCTCAGCTTGAGCGGCTGTGGATTACCGATCGCGAGCGGCTGCTGTCATGTGCGCGACGTCACCTCGCGCTGATCGACTTCTACGCCGATCGCGACGCTGGCCTTGAGGGCACCACCACCGGAAAGGCCAAATAATGGACGGCTGGTTTTCATATATTGGGCCGCTCGTCGGCGTTATCGGCCTCATTCTTACAATCTGGTGGAAGGTCGAGGGCAAGATCGATGGCGCCAAGGCGAGGGCTGAGAAGGTCGAGCAGGATCTCGCCGCGCACAAGCTGCACACGGCCGAGCACTACGTTTCCAAGCAGGGGCTTCGCGAAACGCGCGACGAAATCATGGATGCCATCCAAGGCGTCAAGGCGGCCGTGGATCATATGACGGCTCGCGTCGATCGCATTGTCGAAAATCAGGTAAAGCGGCCGGCCACGCGCGCTTAGCCGACACCACCACCAAACATCACCACAATTTACCGGAGACCACCATGGCAACCGAACTTCTCGCGGTCGGATCGACTGCCGCCGATTCCTCTGACTTGGTCGTCGCCTCTGGCTCGACGGTGACAGTTGGAATCAAGGGCGCAACAACCTCCCAGGCGCGCGTACGAATCACACTCAAAGATGATGCCGGCGGCTATACCGACGTAGGCGAGCTTACGCCGTTCCGTCCAGCAATAGCCGTCACGGCGCCAGGAACATACCGCTTTACGCGCGTCGCAGGCGAAACGTGTGGGGTATTCAGTGCTTAGTCCTCTTTTTGCTCAGCTGTTCTCGCCGATCGGCAGGTATAGCGTCGCGGGCCGCGGGCAGGGCGGCGGCGGCGACCCTGACAGGTTTATGTTCTTCGGATCTCGCGCCCGCGCTCCATCCGGCAACATCGTGACGGCGCTTGCCGGGACCAACTATTATTGCTGCAAGATCGTCGTTCCCTCGCCGCAATTCGTCACGCGAACGTTCAAGTTCCATCTGCCGGGCTTTGCCTCGACTGAGGGCGGCAACTCGCCGCAGGAAACCACCGTGACCGGCACGATCGGCGCGCCCGGTAATTCCGTGGTTGTTGACGCGCTGTACGCGATAATCTCCGGCG
The nucleotide sequence above comes from Rhizobium indicum. Encoded proteins:
- a CDS encoding lysozyme, yielding MANRMKKGSAVAVAVALSIGTLIKPWEGLSLTSYPDIVGVWTVCHGETLGIRPGMKFTKAECEEKLLTRVTNDYYRPLTQCIADFDRKPVEWQAAAISVTYNIGVGTACKSSFARLARAGKLKESCQAMTLFNRAGGKVVRGLVNRRAAELKLCLKGVA
- a CDS encoding anaerobic dehydrogenase, whose translation is MLLERCIGPVDLGSKPLTQSQLERLWITDRERLLSCARRHLALIDFYADRDAGLEGTTTGKAK